Proteins encoded together in one Lathyrus oleraceus cultivar Zhongwan6 chromosome 5, CAAS_Psat_ZW6_1.0, whole genome shotgun sequence window:
- the LOC127088246 gene encoding aspartyl protease AED3, whose translation MNLKLVTTLTLCYVIYICKSNAIDPCASQPDNSDLNVIPMYGKCSPFNPPKTDSWDNRIINMASKDPARMNYLSTLVAQKTVSSSPIASGQAFNIGNYVVRVKIGTPGQLLFMVLDTSTDEAFVPSSGCTGCSATTFSPNSSTSYLPLDCSVPQCGQVRGLSCPATSSGVCSFNQSYAGSSFSATLVQDSLRLAKDVISNYSFGSINGISGASIPAQGLLGLGRGPLSLLSQSGTIYSGVFSYCLPSFKSSYFSGSLKLGPVGQPKSIRTMPLLRNPHRPSLYYVNFTGISVGRVNVPLPNEHLSFDPSTGSGTIIDSGTVITRFVEPIYNAIRDEFRKQVTGPFSSLGAFDTCFVKTYETLAPAVTLHFTDLDLKLPMENSLIHSSSGSLACLAMAAAPSNVNSVLNVIANYQQQNLRVLFDTVNSKVGIAREVCN comes from the coding sequence CGGATAACTCCGATCTCAATGTGATTCCCATGTATGGAAAATGCTCACCATTCAACCCGCCAAAAACAGATTCATGGGACAACAGAATCATAAACATGGCCTCCAAAGACCCAGCCCGGATGAACTATTTATCCACATTAGTAGCCCAAAAGACTGTCTCTTCATCTCCAATCGCTTCGGGCCAGGCTTTTAACATCGGCAACTACGTTGTCCGTGTCAAAATCGGAACACCGGGTCAACTTCTCTTCATGGTTCTTGACACAAGTACTGACGAGGCTTTTGTCCCTTCCTCCGGCTGCACTGGTTGTTCCGCCACAACTTTTTCTCCGAACTCCTCCACTAGTTATCTCCCATTGGATTGCTCCGTTCCACAATGCGGTCAGGTCCGCGGGCTTTCGTGCCCGGCCACAAGCTCCGGAGTTTGTTCCTTCAACCAGTCTTACGCAGGTTCTTCTTTCTCTGCTACACTCGTTCAAGATTCACTTAGATTAGCTAAGGATGTTATTAGTAACTACTCTTTTGGAAGCATTAACGGTATCTCTGGTGCTTCGATTCCAGCCCAAGGGCTTTTGGGCTTGGGCCGTGGGCCGTTATCTTTATTATCTCAATCCGGAACAATTTACTCTGGTGTTTTCTCTTACTGTCTTCCAAGTTTCAAATCTAGTTATTTTTCGGGCTCACTTAAACTCGGGCCCGTGGGCCAACCCAAAAGCATTCGAACCATGCCACTTCTTCGTAATCCTCACCGCCCATCTCTCTACTATGTTAACTTCACCGGAATCAGCGTGGGACGAGTAAATGTTCCTTTACCCAACGAACATTTATCCTTCGACCCAAGCACTGGTTCCGGAACAATAATTGACTCGGGTACCGTCATAACCCGTTTTGTGGAACCTATTTACAATGCAATAAGAGATGAGTTTAGGAAACAAGTGACAGGACCATTTTCAAGCTTAGGAGCATTCGACACATGTTTCGTGAAAACTTATGAAACATTAGCACCAGCTGTTACGTTGCATTTCACGGATTTGGATCTGAAATTGCCAATGGAGAATAGTTTGATTCACAGCAGTTCAGGTTCGTTGGCTTGTCTTGCAATGGCGGCTGCCCCGAGTAATGTGAACTCTGTGTTGAACGTGATTGCTAATTATCAACAACAGAATTTGAGGGTTTTGTTTGATACAGTGAATAGTAAGGTTGGGATTGCCCGTGAGGTTTGTAACTAG
- the LOC127088247 gene encoding uncharacterized protein LOC127088247 isoform X3: MGRGRGRSKKHATTTPPASVRVFSPHSSTLVGANARKKDTTNQKGKTSRMKNAQVDKKDVSGSTKENQRSTLEVMEEEAKEGMGKEEEIMTPKSWVDIIRGILW, translated from the coding sequence ATGGGGAGAGGTCGTGGTCGGTCGAAGAAACATGCGACTACAACGCCTCCAGCATCGGTGAGAGTGTTCTCACCACACTCATCTACACTGGTAGGGGCCAATGCTCGAAAGAAGGACACGACGAATCAGAAAGGCAAGACATCGAGAATGAAAAATGCACAAGTGGATAAGAAAGATGTATCTGGTTCAACCAAAGAAAACCAAAGAAGCACATTAGAAGTCATGGAGGAAGAGGCAAAAGAAGGGATGGGGAAAGAAGAAGAAATAATGACACCAAAATCATGGGTGGACATCATTCGAG
- the LOC127079178 gene encoding uncharacterized protein LOC127079178 has product METIYIQQDNAPCHVSIDDEEFRKAASEGGFDIPKRSTLQSLAFALGISKTALFKFVKDGTLRRHSNALKPQMKDSNMKDRLRFCLSMLEETSLPHDPEFKSMHNIVHIDEKWFYMTKKSANYYLLENEDEPYRTCKNKNFIGKVMFLVAVARPRFDDGDKEIFSGKIGVFPLVQKVAAKRSSINRASGTLETKPITSITKEVSRNFLINKVLPAIKEKWPREHAMETIYIQQDNAPCHVSIDDEEFHKAASEGGFDIRLSCQPPNSPDLNVLDLGFFNAIQSLQQKEVSKSVDELIEVVQNSYDNFSSKQSDKIFLTLQSCMIEIMKIKGSNNYRIPHMKKEVLLNRGILPTQLKCDRERLVLDHGIYMEKEI; this is encoded by the exons ATGGAAACAATTTATATACAACAAGATAATGCTCCGTGTCATGTTTCTATTGACGATGAAGAATTTCGTAAAGCAGCTTCTGAAGGAGGATTTGACATCC CTAAACGTAGCACTCTTCAGAGCCTCGCATTTGCCTTGGGCATTAGCAAAACAGCATTGTTTAAGTTTGTAAAGGATGGGACTTTGCGTCGGCATTCAAATGCTCTAAAGCCACAAATGAAAGATAGCAATATGAAAGATCGTCTTAGATTTTGCTTGTCCATGCTTGAAGAAACTAGTCTTCCTCATGATCCGGAGTTTAAGTCTATGCATAATATCGTCCACATAGATGAAAAATGGTTCTACATGACCAAAAAATCAGCTAACTACTACCTTCTTGAAAATGAGGATGAGCCATATCGCAcatgcaaaaataaaaattttATTGGAAAAGTCATGTTTTTAGTAGCAGTCGCTAGGCCTAGATTTGATGACGGTGATAAGGAGATATTTTCGGGAAAAATTGGCGTCTTTCCTCTTGTTCAAAAAGTTGCAGCAAAAAGGTCAAGTATCAATAGAGCTTCGGGTACACTTGAAACTAAACCGATTACTTCTATCACTAAAGAAGTTAGTCGAAATTTTCTAATCAATAAAGTGTTACCTGCAATTAAAGAAAAATGGCCGAGAGAACATGCAATGGAAACAATTTATATACAACAAGATAATGCTCCGTGTCATGTTTCTATTGACGATGAAGAATTTCATAAAGCAGCTTCTGAAGGAGGATTTGACATCCGTTTATCTTGTCAACCACCGAATTCTCCTGATTTAAATGTTTTAGATCTGGGTTTTTTCAATGCCATTCAATCATTACAACAAAAGGAAGTTTCAAAATCAGTTGATGAACTCATTGAAGTTGTGCAAAACTCATATGATAATTTTTCTAGCAAACAATCTGACAAAATTTTTCTCACACTTCAATCTTGTATGATTGAAATCATGAAAATTAAAGGATCTAATAATTACCGAATTCCCCATATGAAGAAAGAAGTGTTGCTTAATCGAGGCATACTACCTACGCAACTAAAATGTGACCGAGA GAGGTTGGTTCTAGATCATGGAATTTACATGGAGAAGGAAATATGA
- the LOC127088247 gene encoding uncharacterized protein LOC127088247 isoform X2 encodes MGRGRGRSKKHATTTPPASVRVFSPHSSTLVGANARKKDTTNQKGKTSRMKNAQVDKKDVSGSTKENQRSTLEVMEEEAKEGMGKEEEIMTPKSWVDIIRGTTTIA; translated from the coding sequence ATGGGGAGAGGTCGTGGTCGGTCGAAGAAACATGCGACTACAACGCCTCCAGCATCGGTGAGAGTGTTCTCACCACACTCATCTACACTGGTAGGGGCCAATGCTCGAAAGAAGGACACGACGAATCAGAAAGGCAAGACATCGAGAATGAAAAATGCACAAGTGGATAAGAAAGATGTATCTGGTTCAACCAAAGAAAACCAAAGAAGCACATTAGAAGTCATGGAGGAAGAGGCAAAAGAAGGGATGGGGAAAGAAGAAGAAATAATGACACCAAAATCATGGGTGGACATCATTCGAG
- the LOC127088247 gene encoding uncharacterized protein LOC127088247 isoform X1, whose amino-acid sequence MGRGRGRSKKHATTTPPASVRVFSPHSSTLVGANARKKDTTNQKGKTSRMKNAQVDKKDVSGSTKENQRSTLEVMEEEAKEGMGKEEEIMTPKSWVDIIRGFQCVWKDVLARLDMRRRLTNWNVEKIWMTRETKKTGWKAKLLKMVIA is encoded by the exons ATGGGGAGAGGTCGTGGTCGGTCGAAGAAACATGCGACTACAACGCCTCCAGCATCGGTGAGAGTGTTCTCACCACACTCATCTACACTGGTAGGGGCCAATGCTCGAAAGAAGGACACGACGAATCAGAAAGGCAAGACATCGAGAATGAAAAATGCACAAGTGGATAAGAAAGATGTATCTGGTTCAACCAAAGAAAACCAAAGAAGCACATTAGAAGTCATGGAGGAAGAGGCAAAAGAAGGGATGGGGAAAGAAGAAGAAATAATGACACCAAAATCATGGGTGGACATCATTCGAG GTTTTCAATGTGTTTGGAAGGATGTTCTAGCGAGATTGGATATGAGGAGAAGGCTAACAAATTGGAATGTGGAAAAAATATGGATGACTAGAGAAACTAAGAAGACGGGTTGGAAGGCTAAACTTCTCAAAATGGTCATTGCATAA
- the LOC127088245 gene encoding aspartyl protease AED3-like, with protein MNPKLATTLILSYVFYTCKSNSIDPCASQQDESDLKVSPMYGKCSPINSLKTNSWDDRVINMASKDLDRITYLSTLVAKKSAFSASTPIASGQAFNINNYVVRVKIGTPGQLLSMVFDTSSDEAFIPSLGCTGCSAPKFSPKSSTSYVPLKCFTPQCGLTRGHLCSVKSSNLCSFNQSYADSSFSATLAQDSLTLDGAVIPKFSFGSINAISGASIPAQGLLGLGRGPLSLLSQSVSTYSGVFSYCLPSFKSQYFSGSLKLGRADQPKTIQTTPLLRNPRRPSLYYVNLTGVSVGSVNVPIPNNLLAFNPKIGAGSIIDSGTVITRFVEPVYNAIRDEFRKQVKGPFSSLGAYDTCFKDTNETTSPAITLHFQDLDLKLPMENGLIHSTSEPLVCLAMAAAPKNVNSVLNVIANYQQQNLRILFDTVNNKVGIALELCN; from the coding sequence ATGAACCCTAAATTGGCTACAACCTTAATACTTAGCTATGTATTTTACACATGCAAAAGCAACTCCATTGATCCATGTGCATCTCAACAAGATGAGTCTGATCTTAAGGTATCTCCCATGTACGGGAAATGCTCACCAATCAACTCACTAAAAACAAACTCATGGGATGATAGAGTCATAAATATGGCCTCCAAAGATTTAGACCGAATTACTTACCTATCCACATTAGTAGCCAAAAAATCGGCCTTTTCAGCTTCAACACCAATCGCTTCGGGTCAAGCTTTCAACATTAACAACTATGTTGTACGTGTCAAAATCGGAACACCAGGTCAACTCCTCTCTATGGTTTTTGACACAAGTTCCGACGAAGCTTTTATCCCTTCTTTGGGATGCACTGGTTGCTCCGCACCAAAATTCTCTCCAAAATCCTCCACTAGTTATGTCCCATTGAAGTGTTTCACTCCACAATGTGGTCTAACCCGTGGGCATTTATGCTCAGTCAAAAGCTCTAATTTGTGTTCCTTCAACCAATCTTACGCAGATTCTTCTTTCTCTGCTACACTTGCTCAAGATTCACTTACATTAGATGGAGCTGTTATTCCTAAATTCTCTTTTGGAAGCATTAATGCTATCTCTGGTGCTTCGATTCCAGCCCAAGGGCTTTTGGGCTTGGGTCGTGGTCCATTGTCTTTATTATCTCAGTCAGTGTCAACTTACTCCGGTGTGTTTTCTTATTGTCTACCCAGTTTTAAATCTCAATATTTTTCTGGTTCACTTAAACTCGGACGAGCGGATCAACCCAAGACCATTCAGACAACACCTCTTCTTCGCAATCCTCGACGTCCATCTCTTTACTATGTCAATTTAACTGGAGTTAGTGTGGGTAGTGTGAATGTCCCTATACCCAACAATCTTCTAGCATTTAACCCTAAAATTGGAGCTGGATCGATAATTGATTCGGGTACGGTTATAACCCGCTTTGTGGAGCCCGTTTACAATGCGATACGGGATGAGTTTAGGAAACAAGTGAAAGGACCATTTTCGAGCTTAGGAGCCTACGACACATGTTTTAAGGATACAAATGAAACGACATCACCTGCTATTACGTTGCATTTCCAGGATTTGGATCTGAAGTTACCAATGGAGAATGGTTTAATTCATAGTACTTCAGAGCCTTTGGTATGTCTTGCAATGGCCGCTGCACCAAAGAATGTGAACTCTGTGTTGAATGTGATTGCTAATTATCAACAACAAAATTTGAGGATTTTGTTTGATACGGTGAATAATAAGGTTGGCATTGCCCTCGAGCTTTGTAACTAG